The following coding sequences lie in one Takifugu rubripes chromosome 8, fTakRub1.2, whole genome shotgun sequence genomic window:
- the LOC101069747 gene encoding collagen alpha-1(XVIII) chain-like isoform X6, which translates to MRVFRWLRVLLLVTLARMESNGAESGVSLLQLIGDLPSGLNRSYGPRGQVSFSFNAKATAGQLALAHVPNPFYRHFSLIFNVRPSSPAAAVLFSITDGPQKLVYVGVKLSGERAGRQKVQFFYTEPDSEASYEAASFEVPSLANSWTRFSLSIYEDQVTFYHGCESEPQMVRFERSPDPMELDPEAKIFVGQAGNADADRFRGDMSELKVVGDPQAAERLCDDEDDSDTASGDFGSGDGGVVKQTESTLKTTPPSFQPLPAPPVTASQRLTGTIGEKGQKGDRGERGSKGDLGLVGPKGEPGLGTRLSSESGGPNGEKGSKGDKGQKGSLGAGYAGKKGEPGVPGPPGLPGPPGPAATVVQRGNGSVVQHEPGPIGPPGLPGLIGPVGPPGSDGLPGDPGEDGKDGPPGPQGVPGTPGNPGSKGQKGDPGEGQPGPRGPPGLPGPPGPGAGDRQTSTFFDMEGSGFSDMEKLRGAQGPPGPPGLPGPPGIPGTSVALGPNGAIGFGPPGPPGLDGTPGLPGPPGPPGPRGQPGLVGVKGDSGNLGLPGIPGEKGAQGAPGRVGSPGQTGLAGLPGPMGPAGPPGPPGPPYRGGVGFGDQELEETTSLPGLAGPPGPQGPPGTAGFPGKPGFPGSNGEKGSEGPRGPPGIPGIDGFPGQLGEKGDRGEKGERGQPGRDSGLPGPPGPPGPPGQIIYQSSNDYNDVYWSEGLQGGHGVPGRPGFPGPAGPKGERGDSGPPGYAPKGQKGEPGIIIGPDGSPQYHGGLAGLPGESGPPGPVGPPGPYGPPGQKGEIGLPGRPGRPGLNGAKGLKGDSGSGSGYAYPGPPGPPGPPGPPGASGPIDRISGFEDIRRYLPDLKGEKGEQGPPGRVEVSGSNFDINVLKNEMKGETGSPGLKGEKGEQGSGYYDPRYGGSGYPGQPGPPGPKGDSVIGPPGPQGPPGQPGRGYDGRPGPPGPPGPPGPAGGSYTGDSWDSRTVSVTGPPGPPGTPGLPGISSGVSLFRTYDTMAATARRHPEGSLVYVIDQTDLYLRVREGVRQVYLGNYIALPGDENEVAAVEPPPVVLYSTDSNTPQPESPVQPDPHPPIHHKPQDPHSQQPTHPDPHYHPDPRYPAPTDPRYPSYTERINRPDGRSSHTTQERPTYPYHRYPVTTPRRPPVPETPVHRHASGPGLHLIALNAPQTGAMRGIRGVDYLCFTQAQAIGMKGTFRAFLSSRLQDLSSIVGKRDRDRLPIINLKDEVLFDSWDAIFNDGRIKDNVPIYSFDGRDILSDGAWPEKMLWHGSTGAGQRHTEDLCDAWRSGDQAQNGMAAPLHAGSNPLQQRPGRCSSAYAVLCIENSYIGHAKR; encoded by the exons ATGCGCGTCTTCAGGTGGCTGcgcgtgctgctgctggtgacgcTGGCTCGGATGGAATCAAACGGAG CCGAGAGCGGCgtctctctgctccagctgatCGGGGACCTGCCGTCCGGGCTCAACAGGTCCTACGGGCCGAGGGGGCAGGTCAGCTTCAGCTTCAATGCCAAAGCGACGGCCGGTCAACTGGCTCTGGCCCACGTCCCAAACCCCTTCTATCGCCATTTCTCCCTGATCTTCAACGTCaggccctcctcccccgccgccgccgtcctctTCTCCATCACCGACGGGCCGCAGAAGCTCGTGTACGTGGGCGTGAAGCTGAGTGGCGAGCGGGCGGGTCGCCAGAAGGTGCAGTTCTTCTACACCGAGCCCGACTCCGAGGCTTCGTACGAAGCCGCCAGCTTTGAGGTGCCGAGCCTGGCGAACTCTTGGACCCGCTTTTCTTTATCCATCTATGAGGATCAGGTGACCTTCTACCACGGCTGCGAGTCGGAGCCCCAGATGGTCCGGTTCGAACGCTCCCCTGATCCCATGGAGCTGGACCCCGAGGCAAAGATCTTTGTGGGCCAGGCAGGAAACGCTGACGCTGACAGGTTCAGG GGCGACATGTCGGAGCTGAAGGTGGTGGGGGACCCTCAGGCGGCTGAACGTCTGTGTGACGATGAGGATGATTCTGACACC GCCTCCGGAGACTTCGGCAGTGGCGATGGCGGCGTGGTGAAGCAGACGGAATCCACGCTAAAG ACTACCCCTCCTTCCTTCCAGCCTCTACCTGCACCGCCAGTCACGGCCTCACAGAGACTGACAG GTACCATTGGCGAAAAAGGGCAGAAAGgcgacagaggagagagaggctcGAAGGGGGATCTTGGCCTTGTGGGACCAAAGGGAGAGCCGGGTTTGGGGACTCGTTTATCATCAGAGAGCGGAGGACCAAAT ggAGAAAAGGGGTCGAAG GGAGACAAAGGTCAAAAG GGAAGTTTGGGTGCCGGATATGCTGGTAAAAAAGGAGAACCTGGAGTTCCTGGTCCGCCTGGCCTCCCTGGACCCCCTGGTCCTGCAGCGACGGTGGTTCAACGTGGGAATGGATCTGTTGTGCAGCATGAACCTGGACCCATTGGACCACCAGGGTTGCCGGGTTTAATTGGACCTGTAGGCCCACCAGGATCTGATGGATTACCT GGGGATCCAGGAGAAGACGGGAAAGAT GGCCCCCCTGGACCACAAGGGGTCCCAGGAACTCCAGGAAATCCTGGTTCCAAAGGCCAAAAG GGAGATCCTGGAGAAGGTCAGCCAGGGCCCAGAGGACCCCCCGGTCTaccaggacctcctggacctggagctggtGACCGCCAA ACATCGACATTTTTTGACATGGAGGGCTCAGGATTTTCAGATATGGAGAAACTCCGG GGTGCCCAAGGTCCTCCAGGCCCCCCAGGCCTTCCCGGGCCCCCGGGAATTCCTGGGACTTCAGTGGCACTCGGACCCAATGGAGCAATAGGTTTTGGACCTCCTGGACCACCAGGACTGGAcggaactcctggtctccct ggtcctcctggtcctccaggtcctcgaGGTCAACCAGGGCTGGTTGGAGTAAAG GGTGACAGTGGCAATCTTGGTCTTCCAGGAATACCTGGAGAAAAG GGTGCTCAGGGAGCGCCAGGAAGGGTGGGTTCACCAGGCCAGACTGGACTAGCAGGCCTGCCTGGTCCCATGGGACCTGCAGGACCCCCGggaccacctggaccaccaTACCGTGGTGGAGTAGGTTTT GGAGACCAAGAACTGGAGGAAACCACCAGTTTACCTGGACTCGCAGGCCCACCTGGACCACAG GGCCCTCCTGGGACTGCAGGTTTCCCT GGGAAACCAGGTTTCCCAGGTTCCAATGGAGAGAAAGGATCAGAGGGCCCTCGAGGACCTCCTGGGATACCGGGTATCGATGGATTTCCCGGGCAGCTG GGTGaaaagggagacagaggagagaaaggggagagg GGTCAACCAGGAAGAGACAGTGGACTACCTGGACCCCCGGGGCCTCCTGGACCTCCGGGACAAATCATCTACCAGTCGTCAAATGAT TATAATGACGTTTATTGGAGTGAAGGGTTGCAG GGTGGACATGGTGTTCCAGGTCGACCAGGTTTCCCA GGGCCAGCGGGACCaaagggtgagagaggagacTCGGGGCCTCCAGGATATGCCCCAAAA GGACAGAAAGGAGAACCCGGCATCATCATTGGGCCTGATGGGAGCCCTCAGTACCACGGTGGCCTGGCAGGACTTCCG gGTGAAagtggacctcctggacctgtGGGACCTCCT GGTCCGTACGGTCCTCCGGGCCAGAAGGGAGAGATCGGGCTTCCGGGGAGACCA GGTCGACCTGGTCTCAACGGTGCCAAAGGCCTGAAGGGAGACTCAGGCAGTGGGTCCGGATACGCTTACCCT ggtcctcctggtccacctGGCCCCCCTGGACCACCAGGAGCTTCTGGTCCCATCGACAGAATCAGT GGGTTTGAGGACATCAGGAGGTATTTACCAG ACTtgaaaggagagaaaggtgAACAAGGACCACCAGGAAGAGTTGAAGTATCGG GCTCAAACTTTGATATCAACGTTTTGAAG aatgagatgaaaggtgaaacaggaagtccaggcctgaaaggagagaaaggagaacaGGGCAGTGGATACTATGATCCTCGATATGGTGGATCTGGATACCCTGGACAGCCGGGACCTCCT GGCCCTAAAGGCGACTCCGTCATTGGCCCACCAGGACCTCAAGGACCACCTGGTCAGCCAGGCAGAGGCTACGATGGACGGCCAGGACCCCCAGGGCCacctggaccacctggacctgcGGGAGGATCATACACTGGAGACTCCTGGGACTCGAGGA CTGTCAGTGTcacaggaccaccaggacctcCTGGAACACCGGGGCTTCCTGGAATCTCCTCAGGA GTGTCGTTGTTCAGGACCTATGATACGATGGCAGCCACTGCCAGAAGACATCCGGAGGGTTCTCTGGTTTATGTTATAGACCAAACAGATCTCTACCTGAGGGTCCGAGAGGGAGTCCGCCAAGTCTAC CTGGGGAACTATATCGCTCTTCCTGGAGAC GAGAACGAGGTCGCTGCCGTGGAACCGCCCCCTGTGGTCCTTTACTCAACAGACTCAAACACCCCCCAGCCTGAGAGCCCCGTCCAGCCTGATCCACATCCACCGATACACCACAAACCACAAGACCCACATTCCCAACAACCAACCCACCCAGATCCACACTATCACCCAGATCCACGGTACCCAGCCCCCACCGACCCCAGATATCCAAGTTACACAGAGCGCATAAATCGGCCAGACGGTAGGTCCAGCCACACCACGCAGGAAAGGCCCACCTACCCGTATCACCGCTACCCAGTCACCACGCCACGAAGACCTCCCGTTCCCGAAACCCCAGTCCACCGTCACGCTTCAGGCCCGGGG CTTCACCTGATTGCCCTGAACGCCCCTCAGACCGGCGCTATGCGGGGGATCCGTGGTGTTGACTACCTGTGCTTCACACAAGCTCAGGCCATTGGAATGAAGGGAACGTTCCGTGCCTTCCTCTCATCCAGACTCCAGGATCTTTCCAGCATTGTCGGTAaaagggacagagacagacttCCCATCATCAACCTGAAG GATGAGGTTCTGTTCGACAGCTGGGATGCCATTTTTAACGATGGTAGAATAAAGGACAACGTTCCCATCTACTCGTTCGACGGCAGAGACATCCTCAGCGATGGCGCATG GCCGGAGAAGATGCTGTGGCACGGCTCCACTGGTGCCGGGCAGAGGCACACGGAGGACCTCTGCGACGCCTGGCGTTCTGGTGACCAGGCCCAGAACGGCATGGCGGCGCCTCTTCACGCCGGCAGCAACCCCCTGCAGCAGCGCCCTGGCAGGTGCtcgagcgcgtacgcagtcctgTGCATCGAGAACAGCTACATCGGCCACGCCAAGAGATAG
- the LOC101069747 gene encoding collagen alpha-1(XVIII) chain-like isoform X3, which translates to MSRIQTLAIFLVLCTGTCESWFWSSNQEEKTTESPTEVLITNASTTPAGPTSAAVTPTNATKEEEDDDLSGIGEELLDMASGIRKFVEAWNATARNTHEVTEKVDPNRTGNANTSRGEGGPEGSGSGSGPAADAGSSEESLMIVPNSTSVVGAAQRLSNYTKAPDGGRADASRPPCLPVPSDWPICSAKRPQSLTLPNVFNHTSVDQVGAVLKEWAWLARKGCHPSAEWFLCLLLAPRCSAPAPLPCRSFCQTLRDSCWASLDNGRLPVECHLLPDVAPGRSHPTCLSVSNWKAESGVSLLQLIGDLPSGLNRSYGPRGQVSFSFNAKATAGQLALAHVPNPFYRHFSLIFNVRPSSPAAAVLFSITDGPQKLVYVGVKLSGERAGRQKVQFFYTEPDSEASYEAASFEVPSLANSWTRFSLSIYEDQVTFYHGCESEPQMVRFERSPDPMELDPEAKIFVGQAGNADADRFRGDMSELKVVGDPQAAERLCDDEDDSDTASGDFGSGDGGVVKQTESTLKTTPPSFQPLPAPPVTASQRLTGTIGEKGQKGDRGERGSKGDLGLVGPKGEPGLGTRLSSESGGPNGEKGSKGDKGQKGSLGAGYAGKKGEPGVPGPPGLPGPPGPAATVVQRGNGSVVQHEPGPIGPPGLPGLIGPVGPPGSDGLPGDPGEDGKDGPPGPQGVPGTPGNPGSKGQKGDPGEGQPGPRGPPGLPGPPGPGAGDRQTSTFFDMEGSGFSDMEKLRGAQGPPGPPGLPGPPGIPGTSVALGPNGAIGFGPPGPPGLDGTPGLPGPPGPPGPRGQPGLVGVKGAQGAPGRVGSPGQTGLAGLPGPMGPAGPPGPPGPPYRGGVGFGDQELEETTSLPGLAGPPGPQGPPGTAGFPGKPGFPGSNGEKGSEGPRGPPGIPGIDGFPGQLGEKGDRGEKGERGQPGRDSGLPGPPGPPGPPGQIIYQSSNDYNDVYWSEGLQGGHGVPGRPGFPGPAGPKGERGDSGPPGYAPKGQKGEPGIIIGPDGSPQYHGGLAGLPGESGPPGPVGPPGPYGPPGQKGEIGLPGRPGRPGLNGAKGLKGDSGSGSGYAYPGPPGPPGPPGPPGASGPIDRISGFEDIRRYLPDLKGEKGEQGPPGRVEVSGSNFDINVLKNEMKGETGSPGLKGEKGEQGSGYYDPRYGGSGYPGQPGPPGPKGDSVIGPPGPQGPPGQPGRGYDGRPGPPGPPGPPGPAGGSYTGDSWDSRTVSVTGPPGPPGTPGLPGISSGVSLFRTYDTMAATARRHPEGSLVYVIDQTDLYLRVREGVRQVYLGNYIALPGDENEVAAVEPPPVVLYSTDSNTPQPESPVQPDPHPPIHHKPQDPHSQQPTHPDPHYHPDPRYPAPTDPRYPSYTERINRPDGRSSHTTQERPTYPYHRYPVTTPRRPPVPETPVHRHASGPGLHLIALNAPQTGAMRGIRGVDYLCFTQAQAIGMKGTFRAFLSSRLQDLSSIVGKRDRDRLPIINLKDEVLFDSWDAIFNDGRIKDNVPIYSFDGRDILSDGAWPEKMLWHGSTGAGQRHTEDLCDAWRSGDQAQNGMAAPLHAGSNPLQQRPGRCSSAYAVLCIENSYIGHAKR; encoded by the exons ATGTCCCGGATCCAGACCTTGGCCATTTTCTTGGTTCTCTGCACAGGGACCTGTGAGTCCTGGTTTTGGTCGTCAAACCAGGAAGAAAAGACAACGGAGTCCCCAACCGAGGTGCTGATAACGAACGCCAGCACCACGCCGGCGGGGCCCACGAGCGCTGCCGTGACCCCAACGAACGCcacgaaggaggaggaggatgacgacCTGTCTGGGATCGGAGAGGAGCTCCTCGATATGGCCTCCGGGATCCGTAAGTTTGTTGAGGCGTGGAACGCGACCGCCAGGAATACCCATGAAGTGACAGAGAAGGTGGATCCCAACCGCACGGGTAATGCAAACACAtcgagaggggagggggggcccGAGGgctctgggtctgggtcaggacCCGCTGCTGATGCGGGGTCAAGCGAAGAGTCGCTGATGATTGTTCCGAACAGTACAAGCGTTGTCGGCGCCGCTCAGCGTCTTTCAAATTACACGAAAGCGCCCGACGGCGGCCGCGCCGACGCCTCCCGCCCGCCTTGTCTCCCCGTCCCTTCTGATTGGCCCATTTGCTCGGCCAAGCGTCCTCAGTCGCTCACGCTGCCCAACGTTTTCAACCACACCTCTGTGGACCAGGTGGGGGCGGTCCTAAAGGAGTGGGCGTGGCTGGCCAGGAAGGGGTGTCACCCCAGTGCTGAGTGgttcctctgtctcctgctgGCGCCCAGGTGCTCGGCCCCGGCCCCGCTGCCCTGTCGCAGCTTCTGCCAGACGCTGCGGGACAGCTGCTGGGCGTCCCTGGATAACGGGCGGCTGCCTGTGGAGTGCCACCTCCTGCCAGATGTGGCGCCCGGGCGCAGCCATCCCACCTGCTTGTCCGTTAGTAACTGGAAAG CCGAGAGCGGCgtctctctgctccagctgatCGGGGACCTGCCGTCCGGGCTCAACAGGTCCTACGGGCCGAGGGGGCAGGTCAGCTTCAGCTTCAATGCCAAAGCGACGGCCGGTCAACTGGCTCTGGCCCACGTCCCAAACCCCTTCTATCGCCATTTCTCCCTGATCTTCAACGTCaggccctcctcccccgccgccgccgtcctctTCTCCATCACCGACGGGCCGCAGAAGCTCGTGTACGTGGGCGTGAAGCTGAGTGGCGAGCGGGCGGGTCGCCAGAAGGTGCAGTTCTTCTACACCGAGCCCGACTCCGAGGCTTCGTACGAAGCCGCCAGCTTTGAGGTGCCGAGCCTGGCGAACTCTTGGACCCGCTTTTCTTTATCCATCTATGAGGATCAGGTGACCTTCTACCACGGCTGCGAGTCGGAGCCCCAGATGGTCCGGTTCGAACGCTCCCCTGATCCCATGGAGCTGGACCCCGAGGCAAAGATCTTTGTGGGCCAGGCAGGAAACGCTGACGCTGACAGGTTCAGG GGCGACATGTCGGAGCTGAAGGTGGTGGGGGACCCTCAGGCGGCTGAACGTCTGTGTGACGATGAGGATGATTCTGACACC GCCTCCGGAGACTTCGGCAGTGGCGATGGCGGCGTGGTGAAGCAGACGGAATCCACGCTAAAG ACTACCCCTCCTTCCTTCCAGCCTCTACCTGCACCGCCAGTCACGGCCTCACAGAGACTGACAG GTACCATTGGCGAAAAAGGGCAGAAAGgcgacagaggagagagaggctcGAAGGGGGATCTTGGCCTTGTGGGACCAAAGGGAGAGCCGGGTTTGGGGACTCGTTTATCATCAGAGAGCGGAGGACCAAAT ggAGAAAAGGGGTCGAAG GGAGACAAAGGTCAAAAG GGAAGTTTGGGTGCCGGATATGCTGGTAAAAAAGGAGAACCTGGAGTTCCTGGTCCGCCTGGCCTCCCTGGACCCCCTGGTCCTGCAGCGACGGTGGTTCAACGTGGGAATGGATCTGTTGTGCAGCATGAACCTGGACCCATTGGACCACCAGGGTTGCCGGGTTTAATTGGACCTGTAGGCCCACCAGGATCTGATGGATTACCT GGGGATCCAGGAGAAGACGGGAAAGAT GGCCCCCCTGGACCACAAGGGGTCCCAGGAACTCCAGGAAATCCTGGTTCCAAAGGCCAAAAG GGAGATCCTGGAGAAGGTCAGCCAGGGCCCAGAGGACCCCCCGGTCTaccaggacctcctggacctggagctggtGACCGCCAA ACATCGACATTTTTTGACATGGAGGGCTCAGGATTTTCAGATATGGAGAAACTCCGG GGTGCCCAAGGTCCTCCAGGCCCCCCAGGCCTTCCCGGGCCCCCGGGAATTCCTGGGACTTCAGTGGCACTCGGACCCAATGGAGCAATAGGTTTTGGACCTCCTGGACCACCAGGACTGGAcggaactcctggtctccct ggtcctcctggtcctccaggtcctcgaGGTCAACCAGGGCTGGTTGGAGTAAAG GGTGCTCAGGGAGCGCCAGGAAGGGTGGGTTCACCAGGCCAGACTGGACTAGCAGGCCTGCCTGGTCCCATGGGACCTGCAGGACCCCCGggaccacctggaccaccaTACCGTGGTGGAGTAGGTTTT GGAGACCAAGAACTGGAGGAAACCACCAGTTTACCTGGACTCGCAGGCCCACCTGGACCACAG GGCCCTCCTGGGACTGCAGGTTTCCCT GGGAAACCAGGTTTCCCAGGTTCCAATGGAGAGAAAGGATCAGAGGGCCCTCGAGGACCTCCTGGGATACCGGGTATCGATGGATTTCCCGGGCAGCTG GGTGaaaagggagacagaggagagaaaggggagagg GGTCAACCAGGAAGAGACAGTGGACTACCTGGACCCCCGGGGCCTCCTGGACCTCCGGGACAAATCATCTACCAGTCGTCAAATGAT TATAATGACGTTTATTGGAGTGAAGGGTTGCAG GGTGGACATGGTGTTCCAGGTCGACCAGGTTTCCCA GGGCCAGCGGGACCaaagggtgagagaggagacTCGGGGCCTCCAGGATATGCCCCAAAA GGACAGAAAGGAGAACCCGGCATCATCATTGGGCCTGATGGGAGCCCTCAGTACCACGGTGGCCTGGCAGGACTTCCG gGTGAAagtggacctcctggacctgtGGGACCTCCT GGTCCGTACGGTCCTCCGGGCCAGAAGGGAGAGATCGGGCTTCCGGGGAGACCA GGTCGACCTGGTCTCAACGGTGCCAAAGGCCTGAAGGGAGACTCAGGCAGTGGGTCCGGATACGCTTACCCT ggtcctcctggtccacctGGCCCCCCTGGACCACCAGGAGCTTCTGGTCCCATCGACAGAATCAGT GGGTTTGAGGACATCAGGAGGTATTTACCAG ACTtgaaaggagagaaaggtgAACAAGGACCACCAGGAAGAGTTGAAGTATCGG GCTCAAACTTTGATATCAACGTTTTGAAG aatgagatgaaaggtgaaacaggaagtccaggcctgaaaggagagaaaggagaacaGGGCAGTGGATACTATGATCCTCGATATGGTGGATCTGGATACCCTGGACAGCCGGGACCTCCT GGCCCTAAAGGCGACTCCGTCATTGGCCCACCAGGACCTCAAGGACCACCTGGTCAGCCAGGCAGAGGCTACGATGGACGGCCAGGACCCCCAGGGCCacctggaccacctggacctgcGGGAGGATCATACACTGGAGACTCCTGGGACTCGAGGA CTGTCAGTGTcacaggaccaccaggacctcCTGGAACACCGGGGCTTCCTGGAATCTCCTCAGGA GTGTCGTTGTTCAGGACCTATGATACGATGGCAGCCACTGCCAGAAGACATCCGGAGGGTTCTCTGGTTTATGTTATAGACCAAACAGATCTCTACCTGAGGGTCCGAGAGGGAGTCCGCCAAGTCTAC CTGGGGAACTATATCGCTCTTCCTGGAGAC GAGAACGAGGTCGCTGCCGTGGAACCGCCCCCTGTGGTCCTTTACTCAACAGACTCAAACACCCCCCAGCCTGAGAGCCCCGTCCAGCCTGATCCACATCCACCGATACACCACAAACCACAAGACCCACATTCCCAACAACCAACCCACCCAGATCCACACTATCACCCAGATCCACGGTACCCAGCCCCCACCGACCCCAGATATCCAAGTTACACAGAGCGCATAAATCGGCCAGACGGTAGGTCCAGCCACACCACGCAGGAAAGGCCCACCTACCCGTATCACCGCTACCCAGTCACCACGCCACGAAGACCTCCCGTTCCCGAAACCCCAGTCCACCGTCACGCTTCAGGCCCGGGG CTTCACCTGATTGCCCTGAACGCCCCTCAGACCGGCGCTATGCGGGGGATCCGTGGTGTTGACTACCTGTGCTTCACACAAGCTCAGGCCATTGGAATGAAGGGAACGTTCCGTGCCTTCCTCTCATCCAGACTCCAGGATCTTTCCAGCATTGTCGGTAaaagggacagagacagacttCCCATCATCAACCTGAAG GATGAGGTTCTGTTCGACAGCTGGGATGCCATTTTTAACGATGGTAGAATAAAGGACAACGTTCCCATCTACTCGTTCGACGGCAGAGACATCCTCAGCGATGGCGCATG GCCGGAGAAGATGCTGTGGCACGGCTCCACTGGTGCCGGGCAGAGGCACACGGAGGACCTCTGCGACGCCTGGCGTTCTGGTGACCAGGCCCAGAACGGCATGGCGGCGCCTCTTCACGCCGGCAGCAACCCCCTGCAGCAGCGCCCTGGCAGGTGCtcgagcgcgtacgcagtcctgTGCATCGAGAACAGCTACATCGGCCACGCCAAGAGATAG